In the genome of Dickeya fangzhongdai, one region contains:
- the nifA gene encoding nif-specific transcriptional activator NifA — translation MTQAPDTGNVVWRFDLSQQFTAVQRISAALSRATDIGQALQAVLRVLHDDAFMQHGMICLYDPQRGGLRVEALYCEDQRVLSSSSQVCYRPGEGLVGTVMTQRQPLTLPRVADDQRFLDRLNLYDYELPFIGVPLLGIEQQPIGVLAAQPMARYEERLPASTRFLETVASLIVQTVRLMRAPRRDGESPSAASRPAACKTPRPFGFDNMVGKSAAMRQTMEIIRQVSRWDTTVLVRGESGTGKELVANAIHYNSPRAAAPFVKFNCAALPDNLLESELFGHEKGAFTGAVRQRKGRFELADGGTLFLDEIGESSASFQAKLLRILQEGEMERVGGDETLRVNVRIIAATNRHLEEEVRAGHFREDLYYRLNVMPVSLPPLRERQEDIVELAQFLVKKIAAHQGRALRISDGAIRLLMGYNWPGNVRELENCLERAAVMTDTGLIDRDVILFNHHDAAPMMNKPTPPAAAEEGWLDQNLDERQRLIAALEKTGWVQAKAARLLGMTPRQVAYRIQIMDINMHRL, via the coding sequence ATGACACAGGCACCCGATACGGGGAACGTCGTATGGCGTTTTGATTTGTCTCAGCAGTTTACCGCGGTGCAGCGCATTAGCGCGGCGCTGAGCCGGGCCACCGACATCGGGCAGGCGTTACAGGCGGTGTTGCGGGTGCTGCATGATGATGCCTTCATGCAGCACGGCATGATTTGCCTGTATGACCCGCAGCGCGGCGGGCTGAGAGTGGAAGCGCTGTACTGCGAGGATCAGCGGGTCCTGTCCAGCAGCAGCCAGGTGTGTTACCGGCCGGGCGAAGGGCTGGTGGGCACGGTGATGACCCAGCGTCAGCCGCTGACGCTGCCGCGCGTGGCGGACGATCAGCGTTTTCTCGACCGGCTTAATCTGTATGACTACGAGCTGCCGTTTATCGGCGTGCCGTTGTTGGGCATCGAACAACAGCCGATCGGCGTGCTGGCGGCCCAGCCAATGGCGCGCTACGAGGAACGCCTGCCGGCTAGCACCCGTTTTCTGGAAACGGTGGCTAGCCTGATCGTGCAGACGGTGCGGCTGATGCGCGCCCCCCGGCGCGACGGCGAATCACCGTCGGCGGCGAGCCGCCCGGCCGCCTGTAAAACGCCGCGGCCGTTCGGTTTTGACAACATGGTGGGGAAAAGCGCGGCGATGCGCCAGACGATGGAGATCATCCGTCAGGTGTCGCGCTGGGACACCACGGTGCTGGTGCGCGGCGAGAGCGGCACCGGTAAAGAGCTGGTGGCGAACGCCATCCACTACAATTCGCCGCGCGCGGCGGCGCCGTTCGTGAAATTCAACTGCGCGGCGCTGCCGGATAACCTGCTGGAAAGCGAACTGTTCGGCCATGAAAAAGGCGCCTTCACCGGCGCGGTGCGTCAGCGTAAGGGGCGCTTTGAACTGGCGGACGGCGGCACGCTGTTTCTGGATGAAATCGGCGAGAGCAGCGCCTCGTTTCAGGCCAAGCTGCTGCGTATCCTGCAGGAAGGGGAGATGGAGCGGGTGGGCGGCGACGAAACCCTGCGCGTCAATGTGCGGATTATCGCCGCCACCAACCGCCATCTGGAGGAGGAGGTGCGCGCCGGCCATTTCCGCGAAGATCTCTACTACCGGCTGAACGTGATGCCGGTGTCGCTGCCGCCGCTGCGGGAACGGCAGGAGGATATCGTCGAGCTGGCGCAGTTTCTGGTGAAGAAGATCGCCGCGCATCAGGGCCGGGCGCTGCGCATCAGCGACGGCGCCATCCGCCTGCTGATGGGGTACAACTGGCCGGGCAACGTGCGCGAGCTGGAAAATTGTCTGGAGCGGGCGGCGGTGATGACCGACACCGGGTTGATCGACCGCGACGTTATCCTGTTTAACCACCACGACGCGGCGCCGATGATGAACAAACCGACGCCGCCGGCCGCCGCCGAAGAGGGCTGGCTCGATCAGAATCTGGATGAACGCCAGCGGCTGATCGCCGCGCTGGAGAAAACCGGCTGGGTCCAGGCCAAGGCGGCGCGGCTGTTGGGGATGACGCCGCGGCAGGTGGCCTATCGCATCCAGATTATGGACATCAACATGCACCGTCTGTAA